Within Sporosarcina sp. PTS2304, the genomic segment AATATACGTACTCCATCGAACACATAGCAGAGTCTGCTGCCGGAGCAAACCGTTCAGATGTCAGGCCTTTATTATTAATAATTAATAACTCACCAGGTTCAACTGAACGAACATGTTCTGCACCAATAATATCGAATGCACATGTCTCCGACGCAACAACCCATGCCTCTCCTAATTTTCCTAAAGAAAGCGGGCGCATGCCATTTGGATCTTGTGCAACCATTAAACCTTCATCTGTCATTAAGACGAATGCGAATGCACCTTTTAAAATACTTAACGCTTTCTTTACTTTGTCTCGCTGATTTAATGAACCGCTGCTACGTTTGATTAAATGCGCTAACACTTCTGTATCGGATGTCGTTTGGAAAATACTCCCTTGACGCTCTAAGTGCTCTTTTAAATCTGTTGCGTTAATTAAGTTGCCGTTATGCGCAATGGCTAGACTCCCGGTAGTAGAGCGAAATACGAGCGGCTGTACGTTTTCAATACCACGTCCTTGTTCCGTTGTATACCGGACCTGCCCGATGGCGCCATTACCTACTAACTTACTTAAGTTGTCACCTGAAAATACTTCATTGACTAGCCCTTCACCTTTCACCGCTTGAAGACCTGCATCGCCTTTGACGACGATGCCAGCTCCTTCTTGTCCTCGGTGTTGCAAAGCATGCAGTGCGTAATAGCTTATTTGTGCCGCATCCTCATGCCCCCAAATACCAAATACGCCGCACTCTTCGTTCAGTCCTCTGAGTTCAGCAAGCATGGAATAGCTCCTTTCCAAGCAGCGTGGAATTGTTCTACCGTCCCTTCTACTAGGACAGTTCCTTCTGCACTTTTGATGACTAACTGACCGTCATCTGTCACTGTTCCGATTTTCACTGCGTCATCTACACATTTTTCAAACGCTGCTACTTGATCTGCTTTTACCGTTACTAGGAAACGTGATTGAGTCTCACTGAATAAAGCTGTAATAGCTGAACCTTCTACTGAAACTGTTGCACCTAAACCGTTAGCACCAAATGCTTTTTCACAAAGTGCTACCGCGAATCCACCTTCAGATAAGTCATCCGCAGATTGTACTAGGCCTTGTTGAATTGCTGTTAATAATTGTTCTTGACGTTTTGCTTCCACGTCTAAATCGATTGCCGGTACTTGTCCGAAGATTTTCCCTTCTGTCATTTGCTGAAGTTCACTGCCACCAAATTCTGTTGCCGTTTGACCAATTACGTAAATTGCGTCTCCTGCTTGTTTGAATCCAGGTGTTGTGACTTGCTTCAAATCATGCACGATTCCTACAAGACCAATTGTTGGTGTTGGATAAATGGATACACCGTTTACTTCATTTGACAGTGAAACATTTCCTCCAATGACTGGTGCATTCAGTTTACGACACGCTTCAGAAATTCCATCCGCAGATTTCTCAAGTTGCCAGAACACTTCTGGCTTATCCGGGCTACCGAAGTTCAAGCAGTCAGTAAGTGCAATAGGCTCTGCACCTGAACATACAAGGTTACGTGCCGCTTCTGCTACTGCAATTTTCCCGCCCGTTTCAGGGTCAAGATAAATAAAACGTGAGTTACAGTCTGCTGTCATCGCAATTCCTTTATTTGTACCTCTTACGCGAACTACACCAGCAGACGCACCCGGCGCAACAACCGTACTCGTTCTAGCTCCTGTATCGAACTGATTGTATACCCATTCCTTAGAAGCAATAGTAGGACGTTGTAACAGATCAAGCAATGTAGCTTTTAAATCAGTTACGTGTGGTTCCTTATTTTCAATCGCTTGGTTTTCTGCAAACGATGCAGGTTCTTTTGATTCTTTTTGGTAGCTAGGCGCATCTTCAGCCAATAGATCGGCAGACACTTCAGCTGCTACTTCCCCTTTGAAAAGCAGACGAAGCATCTTATCATCTGTTACGTGACCGATCGCTGCTGCTTGAATACCGTATTTCGTAAATAAGGCAATGACTTCTTCTTCGCGGCCCTTTTTGACAACAATCAACATACGCTCTTGAGATTCCGACAACATCATTTCATATGCCGTCATATTCTTTTCACGTTGTGGCACAAGATCCAAGTTCATTTCCACACCATAGCCAGCTTTCGAAGCCATTTCTGCTGCTGATGACGTTAGACCCGCTGCACCCATATCTTGTATTCCAATTAATGCATCCGATTTTACTAACTCCAAACAAGCTTCCATCAATAACTTCTCAATGAATGGATCGCCAGCTTGCATAACAGGAAGTTCTGCTTCTTCGTCCATTGCCAATTCAGATGATGACATCGTCGCACCATGAATTCCGTCACGGCCAGTAGTAGCACCTGCATAGATGATTGTATTGCCCACACCTGCCGCTACACCTTTTTGGATGTCTTCATGATTTAACAAACCTACCGCCATTGCATTGACTAGCGGACGCTTAGAATAGCACTGATCGAATTGCACTTCACCTGCTACTGTCGGAATGCCCATCGTATTACCATAACTCGCGATCCCTGCAACTGCTTCTTCAAACAAGAACTTATCACGTGGATCTGTTAAGTCACCAAAACGAAGCGAGTTAACTAATGCTACTGGACGTGCTCCCATTGAAAATACGTCACGAATAATTCCACCTGCACCTGTTGCCGCGCCAATGAAAGGTTCGATGGCAGATGGGGAGTTATGAGATTCCATCTTGAACACAGCTGCCTGATTATCACCGATATCTACAATACCTGCACCTTCACCAGGTCCTTGCAATACACGGGCGCCTTCAGTCGGAAACTTACGTAGAACAGATTTAGAGCTCTTATATGAACAATGCTCAGACCACATAGCAGAAAACAGACCTGTTTCCGTATAGTTCGGAATGCGACCTAATTTCTCTACTGCACGTTCATACTCCCAATCTGTCATACCCATTTGTAAATACAATTTATTTTCTTTAATTTGCTCCGCTGTAGGTTCGTGATTAGTTGACATGCTGTTCACCCCAATTGTTCAAAATTGAATGGAATAAAGGCGTTCCATCTGTACCACCGATTAGTTCTTCTACTGCACGTTCCGGAAGTGGCATCATACCGAGCACATTTCCTTTTTCATTCGTAATACCTGCGATGGCTTGCGTACTACCATCTTTATTTTCATTCGCATATGTGAATACGATTTGATTGTTTGTCTTCAACTTTTCTACTGTCTGGTCATCTGCATAATAATTACCAAAATCACTCGCCACTGGAAGTTTAATTGCTTGGCCTTGTGAATAGCCCGTTGTAAAGGCTGTGTTGTTGTTAACGACTGTAACTGTTTCTACTGCCGAACGGAATTTCAAACTATTATTACGTAAAAATGCACCTGGAAGAATACCCGCTTCTACTAAGATGTGAAATCCATTCCCTACTCCAAGAACAATCTTTCCTGAATCAGCAAACGTTTGAAGTTGCTTGAATGCAGGTGAACTTTTAGCTAATGCGCCTGGGCGTAAGTAGTTACCATACGAAGTGCCAGTAGGTAGCAGCACTGCATCGAATTGATCCAATTGATCTGCTTCTGTATGCCAAACGTATTCAACTTCTTGTTTCACTGTATCTTCAATTGCATGGAACATATCAAGATCACAAGTAAGACCTGGGAATACTAGAACGGCGAACTTCATTTGCTCGCAACCTCCCCAACTTCAAATGTATAATCTTCAATTACTTTATTAATTAATAGGTCGTTACACATTTCATTTACACGCGTTTCAATCGCTTGTTCAGAACCATCCATTTCTAGCTCGATTAATTTACCAACACGTACACTTTTTACTTCTTCATATCCCATTTTCTGAAGTGCTTCTGTTGTTGCGATTCCTTGTGGGTCTACAACACTTTCACGTAGTGTTACATAAATAGTTACTTTCGTCATTTTAGGTTCCTCCCAAAGTGGATATCATAATTTTTCAATTCATTTGCAGATTCTATTAGTCTTTCCAAATATCTGATTGTTCAATTTCCTGTAATGTGTCTTCTAGGCTTTCGGTCATAATCGTCACATGGCCCATTTTACGTTTTTCTTTAGCTTCTGCTTTACCGTATAGATGAATGGACCAATCTGGATAATTTGCAATTCGCTCTGTAAGCGGCTCGACATGTTCTCCGAGTACATTCACCATAATAGAAGGTGCCCATAATTTCGGCTTGCGCAACGGCCAACCGCAAACTGCGCGGATATGTTGATGAAACTGTGAAATATTACATGCTTCGATTGAGTAATGGCCTGAGTTATGTGGACGAGGTGCTAATTCATTAATGACAATTTTACCGTCTGTCAGTACGAACATTTCAACAGCTAATGTTCCTACTAACTCCAAATGACTAGCAATTTTTTCAGCAGCTTTCTCCGCCTGTTGTAAAACGTTTGAATCGACACGCGCAGGCACGATAGACTCATGGAGTATATGATGCTTGTGTATATTTTCTGCAATAGGTAAACAGTACGACTCTCCCGCAAGATTTCTTTGAATAATAACTGAGATTTCTTTTTCAAAAGGTACGAATGCTTCTGCAATACAAGAAGAATGCGTAAATAGACCGCTCGCTTCTTCAAGTTGTTCTTTTGAATCAAGCTTTACTTGTCCTTTTCCATCATATCCGCCAAAAGCAGTTTTTACGATGCAAGGAAAGCCTATTTGATCTATTTTCTGCACCAATTCATCAAACGTATCAGCCGCTATGTATGGTGCAACTGGTGCGCCTGATTTTTGAATTTCAGCTTTTTCATTAATACGGTTTTGCGTAATACGCACTAACTCTGCACCTTGTGGCACGTAAGCTTTCTCTGTTAACCGCTTTAAACCTTCATAATCAATATTTTCAAATTCAAATGTAATGACATCACTGACTTTACTTAACTCTTCCAGTGCATGTTCATCATTATAAGGAGCGACAATTTCAATATCCGCTATTTGCCCACATGGAGAATCAGTTGTAGGATCTAACACCGCGATACGGAATCCAGCTTCTTTCGCTGCCACTCCCATCATTCGTCCTA encodes:
- the purF gene encoding amidophosphoribosyltransferase — its product is MLAELRGLNEECGVFGIWGHEDAAQISYYALHALQHRGQEGAGIVVKGDAGLQAVKGEGLVNEVFSGDNLSKLVGNGAIGQVRYTTEQGRGIENVQPLVFRSTTGSLAIAHNGNLINATDLKEHLERQGSIFQTTSDTEVLAHLIKRSSGSLNQRDKVKKALSILKGAFAFVLMTDEGLMVAQDPNGMRPLSLGKLGEAWVVASETCAFDIIGAEHVRSVEPGELLIINNKGLTSERFAPAADSAMCSMEYVYFSRPDSDIDGINIHAARKRCGKQLAREVQISADVVTGVPDSSISAAIGFSEQSGIPYELGLIKNRYVGRTFIQPSQALREKGVKMKLSPVHQVVHGKRVVMVDDSIVRGTTSKRIVAMLREAGAKEIHVVIASPPLIAPCYYGVDISSDSELIATGRTLEEMCEEIGADSLHFLSIDGMLESNGRSSEMKNCGQCLACFTGDYPTEIYSDTAMPHVKEIVR
- the purL gene encoding phosphoribosylformylglycinamidine synthase subunit PurL, producing the protein MSTNHEPTAEQIKENKLYLQMGMTDWEYERAVEKLGRIPNYTETGLFSAMWSEHCSYKSSKSVLRKFPTEGARVLQGPGEGAGIVDIGDNQAAVFKMESHNSPSAIEPFIGAATGAGGIIRDVFSMGARPVALVNSLRFGDLTDPRDKFLFEEAVAGIASYGNTMGIPTVAGEVQFDQCYSKRPLVNAMAVGLLNHEDIQKGVAAGVGNTIIYAGATTGRDGIHGATMSSSELAMDEEAELPVMQAGDPFIEKLLMEACLELVKSDALIGIQDMGAAGLTSSAAEMASKAGYGVEMNLDLVPQREKNMTAYEMMLSESQERMLIVVKKGREEEVIALFTKYGIQAAAIGHVTDDKMLRLLFKGEVAAEVSADLLAEDAPSYQKESKEPASFAENQAIENKEPHVTDLKATLLDLLQRPTIASKEWVYNQFDTGARTSTVVAPGASAGVVRVRGTNKGIAMTADCNSRFIYLDPETGGKIAVAEAARNLVCSGAEPIALTDCLNFGSPDKPEVFWQLEKSADGISEACRKLNAPVIGGNVSLSNEVNGVSIYPTPTIGLVGIVHDLKQVTTPGFKQAGDAIYVIGQTATEFGGSELQQMTEGKIFGQVPAIDLDVEAKRQEQLLTAIQQGLVQSADDLSEGGFAVALCEKAFGANGLGATVSVEGSAITALFSETQSRFLVTVKADQVAAFEKCVDDAVKIGTVTDDGQLVIKSAEGTVLVEGTVEQFHAAWKGAIPCLLNSED
- the purQ gene encoding phosphoribosylformylglycinamidine synthase subunit PurQ; amino-acid sequence: MKFAVLVFPGLTCDLDMFHAIEDTVKQEVEYVWHTEADQLDQFDAVLLPTGTSYGNYLRPGALAKSSPAFKQLQTFADSGKIVLGVGNGFHILVEAGILPGAFLRNNSLKFRSAVETVTVVNNNTAFTTGYSQGQAIKLPVASDFGNYYADDQTVEKLKTNNQIVFTYANENKDGSTQAIAGITNEKGNVLGMMPLPERAVEELIGGTDGTPLFHSILNNWGEQHVN
- the purS gene encoding phosphoribosylformylglycinamidine synthase subunit PurS — translated: MTKVTIYVTLRESVVDPQGIATTEALQKMGYEEVKSVRVGKLIELEMDGSEQAIETRVNEMCNDLLINKVIEDYTFEVGEVASK
- the purK gene encoding 5-(carboxyamino)imidazole ribonucleotide synthase — encoded protein: MKTILPGQTIGIIGGGQLGRMMGVAAKEAGFRIAVLDPTTDSPCGQIADIEIVAPYNDEHALEELSKVSDVITFEFENIDYEGLKRLTEKAYVPQGAELVRITQNRINEKAEIQKSGAPVAPYIAADTFDELVQKIDQIGFPCIVKTAFGGYDGKGQVKLDSKEQLEEASGLFTHSSCIAEAFVPFEKEISVIIQRNLAGESYCLPIAENIHKHHILHESIVPARVDSNVLQQAEKAAEKIASHLELVGTLAVEMFVLTDGKIVINELAPRPHNSGHYSIEACNISQFHQHIRAVCGWPLRKPKLWAPSIMVNVLGEHVEPLTERIANYPDWSIHLYGKAEAKEKRKMGHVTIMTESLEDTLQEIEQSDIWKD